The Sinorhizobium fredii genome contains the following window.
GTCGGCGCGCTTGCCATGTGGCGCGAGCTGTATGGCTCGGCCATCATTTCCCTGCCTTGTTGCAGGTTGAAAGTGTCGCCTCCCCATCGGAAACGGTCAACGCAAACTTTGCACAACCCATCGTCAGCGACGGCCGTCTTCAGGCGGGCTGTTCATGGGCGGGTCGGCGGTTAATCCTCTCAAGGCGGTTGGTCAGAATGCGGGAGCATTATCTGGGTCGCGTCGCTATCGCATGGCGACGTTTGGGCGCGCTGCAGACGAGAATTGGCTCAAGTCCAACCCTCAACTGTGACACTCCGAGTCAAGCTGGGATCGAGGAACCGCCCACGCGCTCGGTACGATTTCGGAACACCTTGCAGATGCGCCGAGCTTTTGCCGCATCCAGGCATCTCAAGGCCAAGGCGCCAGGTTACGCCGCGAGAGCAATATTAACCGCGGGGCTGCAGCAGCGCCAGTGCAACGGTCGATGCGGCAAGGGCGGCGGTAAGGGTTAGGGGCCCAGTAGCGCCATAGTTGTCCACGACGTAGCCGCCGAACACCGCGCCGATACTGATGGCGACCTGGAAAGAGACGACCATCAGACTGCCCACTGCTTCAAGCGCGTCGGGTGCCCCGCGGGACAGATTGGTAGGCAGCACCACCGGCGCCATGCCGAAAGCGAAGCCCCAAAGCGTAGCGAAGCCGAAGGCGACGACGATATGCGCGCCCCAAAGCACCAAAGCGAGGGTGGCAAACGCCATTAACGCCGCGGTGACCATGAGGGCAGTGCGGAGATCAGCGTCAGCCATTCGGCCACCGGCAATATTGCCGATCACTGAGGCAATGCCAAACCCGAGCAGCGCGAGGGCAATCGGCCAGGTTTCAAGGAGCGTCACCTGTTCGAGGAAGGGCCGCACATAGACGGAGCCGGCAAAATGCCCCGTCATCAGTAAAAGGATAGCAAGCATTCCCAGTTGAACACCACGCCGCCGTGTCAGCCGCAAGACATCGGCAACGCTGTTGCTTGTGCTCGCAGGCAGCGTCGGCAGGCTAAGAACCTGCAACAGCAGGGCAAATGCGGCAAGCCCCGCTGTCATGGCCATGGCGCTGCGCCAGCCCAGCCAGTCGCTGATCAACGCGCCCATCGAGGGCGCAGCAATGGTGGCGAGCGAGACGCCGAGGGTGACGACCGCCATGCCCCGACCCGTCGCATTGGTGCCGACCAGCCTCGCCACGACGGCAACTGAAAGCGCCCAGAAACCGCTAAGCGCGATGCCCAATCCGGCCCGGCCCAACAGCAATAGCCAGAAATCGGTCGCCAGCGCCGCAAGAATATTGGAGCCGATCGCCAAGGCACTAAGACCGACCAGCACCGTCTTGCGGTTTAATCTGCCGATGAGAACATTGCTCAACAACGCCGTCACGGCGCCAACGGAAGCGGTGGCGGTGACGACCTGTCCTGCCGTTCCCTCACTAATGCCGAGATCGCTTGCCATTGGAGTCAGCAGACCTGCCGGCAGGAATTCGGCCGACACAAGGGCAAAGCTCGTAGCCGCCATCGAAAGGACCGCAAACCAGGTGGCCGCGCTCCAGGCGACCGGCTCAGCGGCATCAATGTCTATCAGCGCGCTGTCAAACTGTGATGTTGTATCCGTCATTGAAGCATCTCCGAGGGTTGGAGATCTTCTTAGACCAGTCTGGCGGGATCATATGTACCTTAAAATCCGAAATCTATGTCCGTTCGTCCGGATATGCTGCGGCGCACAACGCCCGGCGAGACGTTGGTGATGCGCTTGAACGCCCGAGCGAAGGATGCCTCGGATTCATAGCCTAAACGGGTTGCGACCTCGGCAACTGACATGCCGCTTTGCCCCAATAACTCGCGGGCGAGCTGCATTCGCAGACGAGCGAGATAACGTGCCGCACCTTCCCCTAAAATAGCGCTGAAGCGCTCGGCGAAGATCGAGCGTGATTGACCTGCCACACCGGCGAGGCTGTCGAGGGTCCAGTTATGGCCGGGGTCGCGGTGGATGGCGGCCAGTACGCGACCGATATGCGGGTCGCGGATGGCGGCGAGCCAGCCGGTGGTTGAGGCTCCGCTGCAATTTACCCAGCAGCGGATGAGCCGCGCGACGAGCAGGTCCGCCATACGCGATAAAACGGTTGCGCTGCCCATCTGTGGCTGTGCGGCCTCTGCTGTCATAGCCGCTAGCAGGGGACTAACAATAGGGTCATTGCCGGCCACGTCGCAGCCCTTGATGATTGACGGCATCAAAGCGATCAAGGGGTTAAGCGCACCGGCGCCCAAGGCCATGGAGCCGCAGAAAAGGGTGCTGGTCTCACCCGTTCCCTCCCGCACCACTTCGCAGACGTTGCTACCCACCTTGGTCACCTGGCAACTCTTGAGCGAGTCGTCGACGACACCGGGCGCGCTGGCCAGCCGGTGGGCGATGCCTTGCGGCAGCAGCACCAGATCACCATCGTGCAACTCCTGCCAGCCATGCGTTTCCGTATGGATCCAGCACGGCCCCTGGCTCACGAAGTGAAAACGAAGCGACGATTGTTGCGGAAAGGCGATGCTCCATGGATGTCGCAGCTCGCAACGGCCATAGTTGACGCCACTCAAGCGAAAGTCTCGTAGGACTTCGCTTAGCGCATCCATCGGGATATTTGGCGGCGAAGGGGATTGCGACGAACGGTCAAGCATTTGCCCAATTTAGATGCCGCCCGTCCGCAATGCAAGGTGGCCGTGGTTGAATTACAACCGGCATTGTGGCGACCGCTTCGCGCTCTATGCACCCAGCGGCTTCTTGATCGTGCACGCTTCATGTATTCAGCGAACCGAATTACCCGTTCGGAGTTGTCGAGTAGCCAACCCAGGTCCGGCCGCCTACTTGACGCTAAGTGTCGTCAAAGCGTCTCCACGAACCGGATAATGTCGTCGATCATGGGGGCGTCCCAAAGATCATTGTGACCGAAACCGTCGTAGATCAGCATTTGCTTGGGCTTGGGTGCGATTTCATATAGCGCCTCGCCCGAAGAGAGTGGAATGACAGCGTCACGCCGACCGTGGATGAACAGCTTCGGCTGCCTGACCTCTGCTATTCTCAGGTCGGAGCGGAACGGATCCTTGATAAGGAGTGCAACCGGGAAGTAGGGGTAAATCGTCTGAGCGAGCGATAGCACCGACAGGTAGCCAGAAACGAGAATGACGGCGATAGCCGGTCTGCGCCGCGCAGTATCGATGGCGACGCCGCTTCCCAGAGACTGGCCGAGCACAATGATCCGGCCTTCAGATCCTGCAGCAAGCCAGTCGAATGCGGCAACTCCGTCGGTGAGTAGGCCTACCTCGCTCGGTGTCCCGGTCGACCCGGGATAGCCGCGATAGGAAATTGCCAGCAGGCCGATGCCTCGTGAGGCCAGCGCTTGGGCGAGAAAGCTATAGTTGTCGATCCGGTCAGCGTTGCCAAGAAAGAATAGCACGGCCGGCTTGCGGGGTTTGCCCCGGCTATAGAGTCCGAAAAGCGTCTCTCCGTCGGGCGTCCTAATATAGACAGTCTCGCCCCAGCTTGCGTGCCCAGGCGCTTGTCGCGCACCGGGGTAGAGGAGGGCTCTCTGGGAGATGTACGTCACGCCGAGGAGGGACACATAGGCGATAGTCGCCACAGTCAACAACATCAACAGCAGTTTTGCGGTGCTCACGACAACGTCCACCGATGGCTCCGCTGCTCTCGCTGCCTCATCGCCCCAATCGGATAGGGGCGATGAGGCCGATGCCCTACGGCATCATACTGCGATAGCGTTCGCGCTCGCGCCGAACCTGCTCCAAAGTATACGGGTCGGCACTGTCGTCAAACCGCGTCCATCCTTCCCCCGCGTAAATGCTCCTGCGGGCGGCAGGGTCGACGCGATTGCGTTGCTGCAGGATGGCCTCTGCTTTCAGGGCAAGACTGTCATCGACCCTTGCGGTCACCAAGGTGCCGCCGCGGCGAACGCCCTCGGCATAGACATGGGCGTCTTCCTCATCGACGCCGGAATCCGTCAATGCACCGATCAACCCTCCGGCGGCGCCTCCAGCAACAGCCCCGGCTGCCGCCCCGGCCGCGGTAGACGCCAGCCATCCTGCCGCGACGACAGGGCCAACGCCGGGAATGGCCATCAAGCCAAGTCCCGTAAGCAGACCGACCACCCCGCCTCCTACGGCGCCGAGGCCGGCACCAGTTCCCGCGCCTTCGGCTGCGTCCGAGCCTTCGGTCGAGTAGCGGTCATCAGCATTGTTTGCAACGATGCTGATATCATCTGACGGCACGCCGGCGGCTTCGAGGTCGCTGACGGCGTCGCGGGCATCTTCGTAGTCGTCAAATAGCCCTGTTACGGTTCGCATTATCGTTCTCCTTTTGGTAAAGCACGTTTCGGGCGATTACTGCGCTGTGACGTTGCCCTGATAATCGAGGGCGACGGCCACTGATTTGCCGTCCTTCATGGCAGTTGCCTGCCACACACCTTTATCGTCGAGCTTCAAGCCATTGACGCCGGTGTACCCGGCTTGTTCGATCCGCTCCTTCGCCTGAGCTTCGGTAAAGCTGTTGGCGCCTTCAACCGGCGCCGCCGGGTTCTGCGTGTCGGGAGTCGCGATTGCCGGCGTATTGCCCTCCGAAGACGGAGTCGTTTGCGCAAACGCTGCCGTGGCCACAGCGCTCAGCAGCGCTGCCGCAGCAAAAGTCAGATTTTTCATGTGTTTACCTCTTCCGAAGACCTGAATTGATCCCCGCGCAAAGAACTCGTGGACCGGAGATTGGTTCCGGATTGCTCGTTCACAATCAGAGCACGGCCGTGAGCAGGTGCGGTTTTCAGGTGGGGTTGAGCGCCGTTCACGCGCCGTCGATCGTCAGCGTGAGGGTAGGCACGGGCCCAACATTAACTGTCCGAAAGCAGGAGTCTGATGGTTGTGTGGACTCTATGGTGCACTCAGCAGACAAAACGCGGTGACTAAGGAGGGAATTGCTGATGGCTGACGAGAGTAGCCCGGGACCAAGTGCTGCGGCTGTAGCGACGTCGACGCCTTTACTTCTGCCCATCGAGGAAGAACCGCACCATTTGGGAAGAGGCGTCCGGACCATGCGGGTCCGTATACGAACCAGCGGAATGGCCGCCGGACCAGGCATGGCCGGCACCCTCCACCAGCCAATATTCGACCGCCGGCCGTCCCGCGGCATCCACAACAGTGGTTCTTTGATAGGTCCGCCCGCCGGCGGATCGACCGGATTCTTTCCGGACGGCCCATCCGGAGCCTGTTGGCGTGGCTGCCGCGACGATCCGATCGGCGTTGGAGGGATGCACGGTCCGATCCGCACTCCCTTGGAAGACAATCGTCCGGAGCCGGTGTCCATTGGCGAGCCGCTTCGGATGGGATGCAAGCCCGCCATTGCCGCGCATCGCGGAGAAAGCTGAGACGACGTCGTTGGCCGACCCGTAGGTTAGGCCGGAATGGATCCCCGCGGCGGAATAGAGATCGGGATAGGTCTCGCCCATAACCGCCGCCATTGCTCCACCTGCCGAAAGGCCTGCCACGAAGATGCGGCTGCGATCGAGGCCGAATTCGGCCATGATCTCCTTGGTGATGCCGGCAATGATCGAGGGTTCGCCCTCGTCGCGCATCTGGTCGGCGGGCCGGAACCAGTTCCAGCAGAACGATGCGTTGTCAGCCCCGCTTTGGCGGGGATAGGCGACCATCAGGCCGTGCGTCTCGGCGACTGCATTCATGCCGGTTCCTGCAGCAAAGTCTTCGGGATCCTGTTTGCAGCCATGAAGCATGATGACAAGGCCGCGCGGCCGATCGGATGCGGATGCGGGAATGTAGAGCCTGTAGCTTCGCGAGCCCGCGGGGCAGGTGAAGGATCGCGCCAGGAACTGTGCCCCGTCCGGCACAACTGCCGGAGGCCCCCGTTTTGCCAGTCCGGGCAGGCTCACGTCATGTAGCGATCCGAAAACGCCGGACGCCAACCGCCCCTCGCGCAATATCCGTACCGTTTCTCCCAAGGAATTCCGCAACCTTCGCGACGCGGTGCCATCGCCAGCGCTTTTGGCGGACTCTTCCACCGCAGGCTTTGCCGATGGCTCGATGACCTCCGCATCCGGATCGATCGGAAAGGGGGTGGAACGCCGATTTGGCGGCGGTGGTGTGATGTCCGGTGTCGAGGCGCGAGTATCTAAGGCCGATTGACCGGCCAGCGCATTCTGGATCACGCGTGTCGCCTCGGCGAGCTTCAGGGCGCGCGTGGACCGTACCGCACGGAGCATGGCCGTGGCAAAATCTTCATTCATCGAGGTGTCCTTGTTGGTCACGCCGCTGCTCTATCGGATGCGATCGGCCAGCGCTGATTTGAGCTCGGTGCTGGCCTGCAGTGCGCCGAGCACGGTGATGGATTCAATTGTTGCCAAAGCAAGTTCCGGCGTGACGTCGCGTGCGAAGCGGGCAAGTCCGACGACCTTGATGTGAAGCCTTTCGCCGGCCGCCTTGAGCGCTTCCAGATCGGCTCTGCTGTAGTCGCGCAGCCCCAGCTCGAGCGTGTGCCGAACGATCGACTGCTTGACCGCCTCGGCTTCGGCCGCGAGCTGGTTGCGGATCGCTGTTCGGATGAAGTCGGTGCGATTGGAATAGAATCCTTCCTGCACGAGAAGGTCGATGCGGCCGAGATCGACGTAACCGAGATTGATGGTGATCTTCTCCGATTCGCCGCCCTTGTCGCGCAACTTGTGTACATTGTCTTTCATGGAATCCTCCACCATCCACCTGGATGGTATATGGATGTTTCATTGAGGGGTTGCAAGAGCCATGTCTTTGTTAGCGATGTAATTGCACGTCGATCAGCCTCGAAGACTCCTCACGCTCCCATTCGGCCTTCGCCGCTCCAGGACACTTGCGAGCGACTTGCCGCGCGTTGAGATGAACTCGCCGGCTGAACAACCCGGCAAACTACGATCGCCAATCCACGCCGCCTGGAGGTCCCATCAAGCGTGGTGCACGGGGCCTCCAAAGCACACCCTGAATCCGGGCAGCTCTGGAGTTTCGTTCGCACGGAACGCCGCAGTCATGGAAGGTACGTCGATGATCAGAGTTGACCCTCTGCTGATCTTGTGGATCACGGCATCGCTGGCGTTTGCCTCCCCCTGCTGACGCGGCGGCGATGAGGTACAGCATCCTGTGCTTTGTTCGGACGGGGGGTGTCGGGCGGGGTTTTCGACGATGCCCTGGCCATTCCTGCATAAGCGCGCGAGCGGCCGAACCGCGCCTCTTCCGGTCGGCTAAACCTCGTCGCGCGGGATATTCCCGTACATGGAGATCCTCCACCCGAGCGTGATAAACCATCCCGGCCGGATGCCGAGGCGTGCCTCTGCTGTCGAAGGGTGCGGTTAAATCTAGCGTGGGGCAGCACGATCATGGCTGCGGTATATGTGGCGAGTATCTGGCGCGATGACGAGCGACGGGCAGGAGCTGTTGTCCGACGAACTCTCCAAGTTCCTGCCGGGGCTTGCCCAACTTCCCGAAGGCTGATGTCGAGGGACGTTTGGACCGCCGCCCTGGAGCGCCACCGTGAAGCGGTCGGACGCCGC
Protein-coding sequences here:
- a CDS encoding MFS transporter, translated to MTDTTSQFDSALIDIDAAEPVAWSAATWFAVLSMAATSFALVSAEFLPAGLLTPMASDLGISEGTAGQVVTATASVGAVTALLSNVLIGRLNRKTVLVGLSALAIGSNILAALATDFWLLLLGRAGLGIALSGFWALSVAVVARLVGTNATGRGMAVVTLGVSLATIAAPSMGALISDWLGWRSAMAMTAGLAAFALLLQVLSLPTLPASTSNSVADVLRLTRRRGVQLGMLAILLLMTGHFAGSVYVRPFLEQVTLLETWPIALALLGFGIASVIGNIAGGRMADADLRTALMVTAALMAFATLALVLWGAHIVVAFGFATLWGFAFGMAPVVLPTNLSRGAPDALEAVGSLMVVSFQVAISIGAVFGGYVVDNYGATGPLTLTAALAASTVALALLQPRG
- a CDS encoding AraC family transcriptional regulator, encoding MLDRSSQSPSPPNIPMDALSEVLRDFRLSGVNYGRCELRHPWSIAFPQQSSLRFHFVSQGPCWIHTETHGWQELHDGDLVLLPQGIAHRLASAPGVVDDSLKSCQVTKVGSNVCEVVREGTGETSTLFCGSMALGAGALNPLIALMPSIIKGCDVAGNDPIVSPLLAAMTAEAAQPQMGSATVLSRMADLLVARLIRCWVNCSGASTTGWLAAIRDPHIGRVLAAIHRDPGHNWTLDSLAGVAGQSRSIFAERFSAILGEGAARYLARLRMQLARELLGQSGMSVAEVATRLGYESEASFARAFKRITNVSPGVVRRSISGRTDIDFGF
- a CDS encoding alpha/beta hydrolase, whose amino-acid sequence is MSTAKLLLMLLTVATIAYVSLLGVTYISQRALLYPGARQAPGHASWGETVYIRTPDGETLFGLYSRGKPRKPAVLFFLGNADRIDNYSFLAQALASRGIGLLAISYRGYPGSTGTPSEVGLLTDGVAAFDWLAAGSEGRIIVLGQSLGSGVAIDTARRRPAIAVILVSGYLSVLSLAQTIYPYFPVALLIKDPFRSDLRIAEVRQPKLFIHGRRDAVIPLSSGEALYEIAPKPKQMLIYDGFGHNDLWDAPMIDDIIRFVETL
- a CDS encoding general stress protein codes for the protein MRTVTGLFDDYEDARDAVSDLEAAGVPSDDISIVANNADDRYSTEGSDAAEGAGTGAGLGAVGGGVVGLLTGLGLMAIPGVGPVVAAGWLASTAAGAAAGAVAGGAAGGLIGALTDSGVDEEDAHVYAEGVRRGGTLVTARVDDSLALKAEAILQQRNRVDPAARRSIYAGEGWTRFDDSADPYTLEQVRRERERYRSMMP
- a CDS encoding PepSY domain-containing protein, translating into MKNLTFAAAALLSAVATAAFAQTTPSSEGNTPAIATPDTQNPAAPVEGANSFTEAQAKERIEQAGYTGVNGLKLDDKGVWQATAMKDGKSVAVALDYQGNVTAQ
- a CDS encoding extracellular catalytic domain type 1 short-chain-length polyhydroxyalkanoate depolymerase, with amino-acid sequence MNEDFATAMLRAVRSTRALKLAEATRVIQNALAGQSALDTRASTPDITPPPPNRRSTPFPIDPDAEVIEPSAKPAVEESAKSAGDGTASRRLRNSLGETVRILREGRLASGVFGSLHDVSLPGLAKRGPPAVVPDGAQFLARSFTCPAGSRSYRLYIPASASDRPRGLVIMLHGCKQDPEDFAAGTGMNAVAETHGLMVAYPRQSGADNASFCWNWFRPADQMRDEGEPSIIAGITKEIMAEFGLDRSRIFVAGLSAGGAMAAVMGETYPDLYSAAGIHSGLTYGSANDVVSAFSAMRGNGGLASHPKRLANGHRLRTIVFQGSADRTVHPSNADRIVAAATPTGSGWAVRKESGRSAGGRTYQRTTVVDAAGRPAVEYWLVEGAGHAWSGGHSAGSYTDPHGPDASSQMVRFFLDGQK
- a CDS encoding CopG family transcriptional regulator, translated to MKDNVHKLRDKGGESEKITINLGYVDLGRIDLLVQEGFYSNRTDFIRTAIRNQLAAEAEAVKQSIVRHTLELGLRDYSRADLEALKAAGERLHIKVVGLARFARDVTPELALATIESITVLGALQASTELKSALADRIR